One genomic segment of Gorilla gorilla gorilla isolate KB3781 chromosome 23, NHGRI_mGorGor1-v2.1_pri, whole genome shotgun sequence includes these proteins:
- the TTLL8 gene encoding protein monoglycylase TTLL8, giving the protein MEPERKGLSLASSSDGDGREENKLKQGISQDLASSSRLDRYKIARQLTEKAIKEKKIFSIYGHYPVVRAALRRKGWVEKKFHFLPKVIPDVEDEGARVNDDTCAKVKENQEMALEKTDNIHDVMSGLVKSEMPYLLWTIKRDIIDYHSLTYDQMLNHYAKTASFTTKIGLCVNMRSLPWYVPANPDSFFPRCYSLCTESEQQEFLEDFRRTMASSILKWVVSHQSCSRSGRSKPRDQREEAGSSDLSSRQDAENAEAKLRGLPGQLVDIACKVCQAYLGQLEHEDIDTSADAAEDLTEAEWEGLTQQYYSLVHGDAFISNSRNYFSQCQALLNRITSVNPQTDIDGLRNIWIIKPAAKSRGRDIVCMDRVEEILELAAADHPLSRDNKWVVQKYIETPLLIYDTKFDIRQWFLVTDWNPLTIWFYKESYLRFSTQRFSLDKLDSAIHLCNNAVQKHLKNDVGRSPLLPAHNMWTSARFQEYLQRQGRGAVWGSVIYPSMKKAIAHAMKVAQDHVEPRKNSFELYGADFVLGRDFRPWLIEINSSPTMHPSTPVTAQLCAQVQEDTIKVAVDRSCDIGNFELLWRQPVVEPPPFSGSDLCVAGVSVRRARRQVLPICNLKASASLLDAQPLKARGPSAMPDPAQGPPSPALQRDLGLKEEKGLPLALLAPLRGAAESGGAAQPTRTKAAGKMELPACPCRHVDSQAPNTGVPVAQPAKSWDPNQLNAHPLAPVLRCLKTAEGALRPPPGGKGS; this is encoded by the exons ATGGAACCAGAGAGGAAGGGGCTCTCGTTGGCTTCTTCTTCGGATGGAGACGGGAGAGAAGAAAATA AATTAAAACAAGGAATTTCCCAAGACTTGGCTTCTTCCTCCAGATTAGACAGATACAAAATAGCAAGGCAGTTAACAGAAAAAGCAATCAAG GAGAAGAAGATTTTCTCTATCTATGGACACTACCCGGTGGTCCGGGCCGCTCTGCGAAGGAAGGGCTGGGTAGAGAAGAAGTTCCACtttttgcccaaggtcattccGGATGTCGAGGACGAAGGCGCCCGAGTCAATG ATGATACATGTGCCAAAgtcaaagaaaatcaagaaatggCTTTGGAGAAAACGGACAACATCCACGACGTGATG TCTGGGTTGGTAAAAAGTGAGATGCCGTACCTCCTCTGGACCATCAAGAGGGACATCATTGACTATCACAGCCTGACCTACGACCAGATGCTGAACCACTACGCAAAGACAGCCTCCTTCACCACCAAG ATCGGGCTGTGTGTGAACATGCGGAGCCTGCCCTGGTACGTCCCGGCCAACCCCGACTCCTTCTTCCCACGCTGCTACAGCCTCTGCACCGAGAGCGAGCAGCAGGAGTTCCTGG AAGACTTCCGGCGCACCATGGCATCCAGCATCCTCAAGTGGGTGGTCAGCCACCAGAGCTGCAGCAGGAGTGGCAGAAGCAAGCCCAGGGACCAGAGGGAGGAGGCCGGGAGCAGCGACCTGAGCAGCAGGCAAG ATGCTGAAAATGCTGAGGCAAAGCTCAGGGGCCTCCCGGGGCAGCTTGTGGACATCGCGTGCAAGGTGTGCCAGGCCTACCTGGGGCAGCTGGAGCATGAGGACATCGACACGTCAGCAGATGCCGCGGAGGACCTCACTGAGGCCGAGTGGGAGGGCCTGACCCAGCAGTACTACTCCCTCGTTCA TGGCGATGCTTTCATCTCCAATTCAAGAAATTACTTTTCGCAGTGCCAGGCTCTGCTGAATAGAATCACGTCCGTGAACCCTCAGACGGACATTGACGGGCTCCGGAACATCTGGATTATAAAGCCCGCGGCCAAGTCCCGGGGCCGAG ACATCGTGTGCATGGACCGTGTGGAGGAGATCCTGGAGCTGGCAGCTGCAGACCACCCTCTTTCCAGGGACAACAAGTGGGTGGTCCAGAAGTACATCGAGACGCCGCTGCTCATCTATGACACCAAGTTCGACATCAGACAGTGGTTCCTCGTCACGGACTGGAACCCCCTGACCATCTGGTTCTACAAGGAGAGTTACTTGCGGTTCTCAACACAGCGCTTCTCCCTGGACAAGCTGGACAG CGCCATCCACCTGTGCAACAACGCCGTCCAGAAGCACCTGAAGAATGATGTGGGCCGCAGCCCCCTGCTGCCCGCACACAACATGTGGACCAGCGCCAGGTTCCAGGAGTACCTGCAGCGCCAGGGCCGCGGCGCCGTGTGGGGCAGCGTCATCTACCCGTCCATGAAGAAGGCCATCGCCCACGCCATGAAGGTGGCCCAGGACCACGTGGAGCCTCGCAAGAACAGCTTTGAGCTCTACGGGGCTGACTTCGTCCTTGGGAGGGACTTCAGGCCCTGGCTGATCGAGATCAATTCCAGCCCCACCATGCACCCGTCCACGCCGGTCACAGCCCAGCTGTGTGCACAGGTGCAGGAGGACACCATCAAGGTGGCCGTGGACCGCAGCTGTGACATCGGCAACTTCGAGCTCCTGTGGAGGCAG CCTGTGGTTGAGCCGCCCCCATTCAGCGGGTCCGACCTCTGCGTGGCGGGCGTCAGTGTGAGGAGAGCCAGGAGGCAGGTGCTGCCCATCTGCAACCTCAAGGCCTCGGCCTCGCTGTTGGACGCGCAGCCGCTGAAGGCACGGGGCCCCTCGGCCATGCCAGACCCTGCCCAGGGGCCCCCATCACCAGCTCTCCAGCGGGACTTGGGACTGAAGGAAGAGAAGGGGCTCCCCCTGGCCTTGCTGGCACCCTTAAGGGGGGCAGCCGAGAGCGGTGGAGCCGCGCAGCCCACCCGCACCAAAGCTGCTGGGAAGATGGAGCTCCCGGCCTGCCCCTGTCGCCACGTGGACAGTCAGGCCCCAAACACCGGTGTCCCCGTAGCCCAGCCCGCCAAAAGCTGGGATCCAAACCAGCTAAATGCGCACCCGCTGGCGCCTGTGCTGCGGTGTCTGAAGACAGCAGAGGGCGCGCTGCGTCCGCCGCCCGGAGGAAAAG